The proteins below are encoded in one region of Maribacter aestuarii:
- the trpC gene encoding indole-3-glycerol phosphate synthase TrpC, translating to MNILDRIVADKRIEVDLKKMINPVSQLESSFLFDRDTYSLAQKLRVSTTGIIAEHKRRSPSKGTINQNTNVGQVAQGYENAGVCGMSVLTDIKYFGGSLEDLLLARASVDIPLLRKEFMIDEYQVLEAKANGADAILLIAAVLSREEIKTLSKLAKSLGMDVLLEVHNEDELHKSVMPSLDMFGVNNRDLTTFEVSLETSRTLSTLIPDDFVKVSESGISSINTIKNLKSYGYQGFLIGENFMKTKNPGKSASAFIQQLE from the coding sequence ATGAATATTTTAGATAGAATAGTAGCCGATAAACGTATAGAAGTCGATTTAAAGAAAATGATTAATCCCGTTTCGCAACTGGAATCATCTTTCTTATTTGATAGAGACACCTATTCATTAGCCCAGAAGTTAAGAGTTAGCACCACGGGAATTATTGCGGAGCATAAAAGACGTTCGCCTTCAAAAGGCACTATAAATCAAAATACAAATGTTGGTCAAGTAGCGCAAGGTTACGAAAATGCAGGGGTTTGTGGTATGAGTGTTCTAACTGACATTAAATACTTTGGAGGCTCACTAGAGGACTTACTCTTAGCGCGTGCCTCGGTTGACATACCCCTACTCCGCAAAGAATTTATGATTGACGAGTATCAGGTCCTGGAAGCCAAAGCGAACGGTGCCGATGCTATATTGCTCATTGCGGCGGTGTTGTCTAGAGAGGAAATAAAAACTCTCTCCAAACTGGCGAAAAGTCTAGGAATGGATGTTTTATTGGAAGTCCATAACGAGGATGAATTACACAAATCCGTTATGCCAAGTTTGGATATGTTCGGGGTTAATAACCGGGATTTGACAACCTTTGAAGTGAGCCTGGAAACCAGTAGGACTTTGAGTACTCTTATTCCCGATGATTTTGTGAAAGTTTCCGAAAGTGGTATTAGCTCCATCAATACGATAAAGAATTTAAAATCCTACGGCTATCAAGGTTTCTTGATCGGTGAGAATTTTATGAAAACAAAAAATCCGGGCAAGAGTGCATCCGCGTTTATACAGCAACTAGAGTAA
- a CDS encoding FG-GAP-like repeat-containing protein — protein sequence MPPIAKDVVDAAGVQLIADWINSLTPITDNPPDAVLSASVTIGPAPLSVDFDASASSDPDGDTLTYDWDFGDGATAQGETTNHVYSVPGTYTVTLTADDGTMTGTDTTEITVNTGTDGSAVAFTDATSLLQGDNYSGLVMAVADMNGDGRDDIVRFNNGNNITVHYQKTAGELFDNHNIGQISTIKQWSTAIADYDQNGFNDIMTGGYYDNVKVIANNNGNNSYNITNLPNSDIFIQGSNFADIDNDGWADVFACHDDAESRTYINNQNGTFSFNDTILDTETVPVSDNSGNYASMWVDYDNDRDLDLYISKCRGGVTDPTDPRRINMLMRNNGDGTFTEDAASSNLKNGEQTWLTDFGDIDNDGDMDAIIINHGSGPNLMRNNGNGTFTEVTASSGLLPTLAPENLYGVQGFFKDFNNDGFLDLMVSGDNHFLFYNNGNGTFALADNPFNSNTIQSFTVGDLDHDGFLDIYAGYATGLNNPSTVRDRLWINQGNTNNFLNVQLTGVQSNINGIGARVELYGPWGLQIREVKSGEGYGVFNSFTQHFGLGAQTTIDKIVVRWPSGIVDEVISPNPNQFVTITEGADNCPDSDNDGVCDNEDVCEGSDDSIDSDNDGIPDGCDICAAGDDSVDSDNDGVPDSCDICEGSDDTVDTDGDGVPDGCDICAAGDDSVDSDNDGVPNSCDICEGSDDTVDADNDGVPDGCDICAAGDDSVDSDSDGVPDGCDICAAGDDSVDSDSDGVPDSCDICAAGDDSVDSDSDGVPDSCDICAAGDDSVDSDSDGVPDGCDICAAGDDSVDSDSDGVPDGCDICAAGDDSVDSDSDGVPDGCDICAAGDDSVDTDSDGVPDGCDICAAGDDSVDSDSDGVPDSCDICATGDDSVDSDSDGVPDGCDICAAGDDSVDSDSDGVPDSCDICAAGDDSVDSDSDGVPDGCDICAAGDDSVDSDSDGVPDSCDICAAGDDSVDSDSDGVPDSCDICAAGDDSADSDSDGVPDSCDICAAGDDSVDSDSDGVSDSCDICEGGDDNVDTDSDGVPDGCDICENGDDSIDVDLDGIPDDCDDEVFDPNAPNENNQDSLVIYPNPTVDIINIQLGNFMNLDVKVSLYDESNRLVNTHTFGTSHNEMEQMAVDRYPSGYYYLLFEIEGEIFAKTVIIK from the coding sequence ATGCCCCCCATTGCCAAGGACGTCGTGGACGCCGCAGGCGTGCAGCTCATCGCCGATTGGATAAACTCCCTGACCCCCATTACCGATAACCCACCGGACGCCGTACTATCGGCATCCGTAACCATCGGTCCGGCGCCCCTGTCGGTGGACTTCGACGCCTCAGCGTCATCGGATCCCGATGGGGACACCCTTACCTACGACTGGGACTTCGGTGACGGGGCCACGGCACAGGGGGAGACCACGAACCATGTATACAGCGTGCCCGGGACCTATACCGTGACCCTTACCGCCGACGACGGGACCATGACGGGGACCGATACCACCGAGATTACAGTAAATACGGGTACGGACGGTTCGGCAGTGGCGTTCACCGACGCCACCTCCCTGCTACAGGGGGACAACTACAGCGGCCTGGTCATGGCCGTCGCGGACATGAACGGGGACGGAAGGGACGATATCGTAAGGTTCAACAACGGCAACAATATTACCGTACATTACCAAAAAACAGCCGGAGAGCTCTTCGACAACCATAACATAGGACAGATCAGCACTATAAAACAATGGAGTACGGCCATTGCCGATTATGACCAAAACGGTTTCAACGATATTATGACAGGAGGATATTACGACAATGTAAAGGTAATTGCCAACAACAATGGAAATAATTCCTATAATATAACGAACCTGCCCAATTCCGATATATTCATCCAAGGTAGTAATTTCGCCGACATCGACAACGACGGTTGGGCGGACGTGTTCGCCTGCCATGACGACGCAGAGTCAAGAACATATATCAACAACCAAAACGGTACGTTCTCATTCAACGATACCATACTCGATACAGAAACAGTGCCAGTGAGCGACAACTCCGGAAACTACGCCAGTATGTGGGTAGACTACGACAACGACCGCGACCTGGACCTCTACATCTCCAAGTGCCGGGGAGGGGTCACAGACCCGACCGACCCCAGAAGGATAAACATGCTCATGCGCAACAACGGCGACGGCACCTTCACCGAGGACGCAGCATCGTCAAACCTGAAGAACGGTGAGCAGACGTGGCTCACCGATTTCGGGGATATCGACAACGACGGCGACATGGACGCAATCATCATCAACCACGGCAGCGGGCCCAACCTGATGCGCAACAACGGGAACGGCACCTTCACCGAGGTCACCGCGTCCAGCGGACTCCTTCCGACACTGGCGCCGGAGAACCTCTATGGCGTACAGGGCTTCTTCAAGGACTTTAACAACGACGGGTTCCTCGACCTTATGGTCTCCGGGGACAACCACTTTCTGTTCTACAACAACGGGAACGGTACCTTCGCACTCGCCGACAATCCCTTCAACTCCAACACTATACAGTCCTTTACCGTAGGGGACCTGGACCATGACGGATTTTTGGACATATATGCAGGCTACGCCACAGGATTGAACAATCCCTCAACCGTAAGGGACAGACTATGGATAAACCAAGGGAACACGAACAACTTCCTCAACGTTCAGCTCACGGGCGTACAGAGCAACATCAACGGCATAGGTGCAAGGGTGGAACTCTACGGGCCGTGGGGACTACAGATAAGAGAAGTAAAATCAGGAGAAGGGTACGGAGTGTTCAATTCCTTCACCCAACACTTCGGATTGGGTGCCCAGACCACCATAGACAAAATCGTCGTAAGGTGGCCATCCGGTATAGTCGACGAGGTAATATCACCAAACCCCAACCAGTTCGTCACCATAACCGAGGGCGCCGACAACTGCCCCGACTCCGACAACGACGGGGTGTGCGATAACGAGGATGTTTGCGAGGGAAGTGACGATTCGATAGATAGCGATAACGATGGCATTCCGGACGGGTGCGACATATGTGCCGCGGGGGACGATTCCGTGGATTCCGATAACGACGGAGTCCCTGACAGCTGTGACATCTGCGAGGGGAGTGACGATACCGTGGACACCGACGGTGACGGAGTGCCGGACGGGTGCGACATATGTGCCGCGGGGGACGATTCCGTGGATTCTGATAACGACGGAGTCCCTAACAGCTGTGACATCTGCGAGGGGAGTGACGATACCGTGGACGCCGACAATGACGGTGTGCCGGACGGGTGCGACATCTGTGCCGCGGGGGACGATTCCGTGGATTCCGATAGCGACGGCGTGCCGGACGGGTGTGACATCTGTGCAGCTGGGGACGATTCCGTGGATTCCGATAGCGACGGCGTGCCGGACAGCTGCGACATCTGTGCCGCGGGGGACGATTCCGTGGATTCCGATAGCGACGGTGTGCCGGACAGCTGCGACATCTGTGCCGCGGGGGACGATTCCGTGGATTCCGATAGCGACGGTGTGCCGGACGGGTGCGACATCTGTGCCGCGGGGGACGATTCCGTGGATTCCGATAGCGACGGCGTGCCGGACGGGTGCGACATCTGCGCCGCTGGGGACGATTCCGTGGATTCCGATAGCGACGGCGTGCCGGACGGGTGCGACATCTGCGCCGCTGGGGACGATTCCGTCGACACCGATAGCGACGGCGTGCCGGACGGGTGCGACATCTGCGCCGCTGGGGACGATTCCGTGGATTCCGATAGCGACGGCGTGCCGGACAGCTGTGACATCTGTGCCACTGGGGACGATTCCGTGGATTCCGATAGCGACGGCGTGCCGGACGGGTGCGACATCTGCGCCGCTGGGGACGATTCCGTGGATTCCGATAGCGACGGCGTGCCGGACAGCTGTGACATCTGTGCAGCTGGGGACGATTCCGTGGATTCCGATAGCGACGGCGTGCCGGACGGGTGCGACATCTGTGCAGCTGGGGACGATTCCGTGGATTCCGATAGCGACGGCGTGCCGGACAGCTGTGACATCTGTGCAGCTGGGGACGATTCCGTGGATTCCGATAGCGACGGCGTGCCGGACAGCTGTGACATCTGTGCAGCTGGGGACGATTCCGCGGATTCCGATAGCGACGGCGTTCCGGACAGCTGTGACATCTGTGCAGCTGGGGACGATTCCGTGGATTCCGATAGCGACGGCGTGTCGGACAGCTGTGACATCTGCGAGGGCGGCGACGATAACGTCGACACCGATAGCGACGGGGTGCCGGACGGGTGCGACATCTGTGAAAATGGAGATGATTCCATTGATGTAGACTTAGATGGTATCCCTGATGATTGCGACGACGAAGTCTTTGACCCAAATGCTCCGAATGAAAACAATCAAGATTCCTTGGTTATTTATCCAAATCCCACAGTTGATATTATAAACATTCAACTAGGAAATTTCATGAATTTGGACGTAAAAGTCAGTTTATATGATGAATCTAATAGATTGGTGAACACTCACACTTTTGGAACTTCTCATAATGAAATGGAACAAATGGCAGTGGATAGGTATCCTTCTGGATATTACTATCTCTTATTTGAGATAGAGGGCGAAATTTTCGCAAAGACTGTTATTATCAAATAA
- the trpA gene encoding tryptophan synthase subunit alpha has protein sequence MSNRIIEKLKEDKKLLSIYFTAGYPSLNDTVPIIQDLEKSGVDMIEIGLPFSDPLADGPTIQESSTTALKNRMTSDTLFEQLKDIRKTVSIPLIIMGYFNPVLQYGVEKFCKKCQDTGIDGLILPDLPLSVYQSEYEPIFKKYDLLNIFLITPQTSDDRILQIDHASKGFIYMVSSASVTGSKSGFGKEQEDYFQRIASLKLTNPQIVGFGIKDSETFQQATKTAKGAIIGSAFIKYLTKNGTSTISDFVAAIR, from the coding sequence ATGAGTAATCGAATTATAGAAAAACTTAAAGAAGATAAGAAACTATTGTCCATTTATTTTACGGCAGGTTATCCCAGCTTAAATGACACCGTTCCAATTATCCAAGATTTGGAGAAGAGCGGTGTGGATATGATTGAAATTGGACTTCCGTTCAGCGACCCACTGGCCGACGGGCCTACTATTCAAGAAAGCTCCACAACAGCACTAAAAAATAGAATGACCTCTGATACGCTATTCGAACAATTGAAGGACATACGGAAAACTGTTTCCATACCTTTAATTATTATGGGCTATTTTAATCCCGTGTTGCAATATGGTGTTGAGAAGTTCTGTAAAAAATGCCAAGATACCGGCATTGATGGATTAATCCTTCCAGACCTCCCATTAAGTGTTTATCAAAGTGAATATGAGCCTATTTTCAAAAAATACGATTTACTGAATATATTTCTTATTACCCCACAGACAAGTGATGACCGCATACTTCAGATTGACCATGCCTCCAAAGGGTTCATCTACATGGTAAGTTCTGCTAGTGTAACGGGCTCTAAGTCAGGGTTTGGGAAGGAACAAGAAGATTATTTCCAAAGAATAGCTTCTCTGAAGCTTACCAATCCCCAAATTGTAGGGTTTGGAATCAAGGATTCAGAAACCTTTCAACAAGCTACTAAAACTGCCAAGGGTGCCATAATCGGTTCCGCTTTTATTAAATATTTGACCAAAAATGGCACGTCTACTATTAGTGATTTTGTAGCTGCAATTCGTTAA
- a CDS encoding phosphoribosylanthranilate isomerase encodes MDYYYTNKVNRTASAGRDSLKLKVCGMNKNTTEVAALRPDYLGFIFWEPSKRYFEGDMPSIPHNIEKVGVFVDASIDEIKKLVKQFGLLMVQLHGKEGPAFCDELKKEVPQIKIIKVFSIKDEFDFKILAQFEDVCDFYLFDTKGKLPGGNGYTFDWAVLKNYPSNKPYFLSGGIGIEDIKSIKEFLNRPESKYCHAIDVNSRFEIEPGLKNIRELKEFKKLLTEKE; translated from the coding sequence ATGGACTATTATTATACCAATAAGGTTAACAGAACAGCTTCAGCAGGAAGAGATTCCTTAAAACTGAAGGTCTGTGGTATGAATAAAAATACAACGGAAGTCGCTGCTCTGCGACCGGACTATCTGGGTTTTATTTTCTGGGAACCCTCCAAACGCTATTTTGAGGGTGATATGCCTTCAATTCCACACAATATTGAAAAAGTCGGTGTTTTTGTGGATGCAAGTATAGATGAAATCAAGAAACTAGTTAAGCAATTTGGGCTTTTAATGGTTCAGCTTCATGGCAAGGAAGGCCCGGCTTTTTGTGATGAGCTAAAAAAAGAAGTTCCCCAAATTAAAATTATAAAGGTGTTTTCGATTAAGGATGAATTCGACTTTAAAATTTTAGCGCAGTTTGAGGACGTTTGTGATTTTTATCTTTTCGATACCAAAGGCAAATTACCTGGAGGTAACGGATATACTTTTGACTGGGCTGTCCTAAAAAACTATCCTTCAAACAAACCCTACTTTTTAAGTGGAGGAATAGGAATCGAAGATATAAAGTCAATCAAAGAATTTTTAAATCGGCCAGAATCCAAATACTGCCATGCCATTGATGTGAACAGCAGATTTGAAATTGAACCAGGTTTGAAGAATATTAGAGAACTAAAAGAATTTAAAAAATTACTAACTGAAAAAGAATGA
- the trpB gene encoding tryptophan synthase subunit beta, protein MTYHVDEKGYYGEFGGAFIPEMLYPNVEELRQKYLEIMYEDSFQKEFHQLLKDYVGRPSPLFFAKRLSEKHRCKIYLKREDLNHTGAHKVNNTIGQILMAKRLGKSRIIAETGAGQHGVATATVCALMGMDCIIYMGEIDIARQAPNVARMKMLGAEVRPAISGSKTLKDATNEAIRDWINNPVDTHYIIGSAIGPHPYPDMVTRFQSVISEEIKWQLKEKEGRENPDYVVACIGGGSNAAGTYYHFLDETEVGIIAVEAAGKGVASGESAATSALGKVGIIHGCKTMLMQTADGQITEPYSISAGLDYPGVGPMHSHLHESARAEFYSATDDEAMTAGLELSQLEGIIPAIETGHAFAIFEHKKFKPEDIVVISLSGRGDKDLQTYIDYFNLA, encoded by the coding sequence ATGACTTATCACGTTGACGAAAAAGGATATTACGGAGAATTTGGCGGAGCTTTCATTCCAGAAATGCTCTATCCAAATGTAGAAGAATTGCGTCAAAAATATCTGGAGATTATGTATGAGGATTCCTTTCAAAAGGAATTTCATCAATTATTAAAGGATTATGTTGGCCGACCTTCCCCCTTATTTTTTGCAAAACGCCTCTCCGAAAAACACAGATGTAAAATCTATCTCAAACGGGAAGATTTAAACCATACCGGAGCGCATAAAGTGAATAACACTATTGGCCAAATCCTGATGGCCAAACGTTTGGGCAAATCCCGAATAATAGCGGAAACCGGTGCAGGCCAACATGGCGTTGCTACCGCCACAGTTTGTGCCTTAATGGGCATGGACTGTATTATTTACATGGGGGAGATAGACATTGCCAGACAAGCGCCGAATGTGGCGCGAATGAAAATGTTGGGAGCAGAAGTTCGTCCTGCAATATCGGGTAGCAAAACCTTAAAAGATGCCACTAATGAAGCCATCAGGGATTGGATAAATAACCCCGTGGACACGCATTATATAATTGGTTCGGCCATTGGACCGCACCCATACCCTGATATGGTCACACGGTTTCAATCGGTTATTTCGGAAGAAATTAAATGGCAATTAAAGGAAAAAGAAGGCCGGGAAAATCCTGACTATGTTGTGGCCTGTATTGGCGGTGGAAGCAACGCAGCTGGCACCTATTATCATTTTTTGGATGAAACAGAAGTCGGTATAATTGCCGTTGAAGCTGCAGGGAAAGGGGTAGCTTCTGGTGAAAGCGCAGCAACCTCGGCCCTAGGTAAAGTTGGTATTATCCATGGTTGTAAAACTATGTTAATGCAAACAGCAGACGGCCAGATAACGGAACCCTATTCCATCTCCGCCGGATTGGACTATCCTGGGGTTGGACCTATGCATTCGCACTTGCACGAATCGGCAAGGGCAGAATTCTATTCTGCTACGGATGACGAGGCCATGACCGCAGGATTGGAACTCTCACAGTTGGAAGGAATAATTCCCGCAATAGAAACAGGACATGCCTTTGCCATTTTTGAACACAAAAAGTTCAAGCCAGAAGATATTGTTGTGATCAGTCTATCAGGACGTGGGGATAAGGATTTACAAACCTATATAGATTATTTTAATCTAGCATAA
- a CDS encoding TonB-dependent receptor plug domain-containing protein, translating to MRIFLLLLFLKGFIVFSQGASNERIEIKGLVMTANGNPIKGAILYVDSVKTFVRTNRKGFYKTKIYKDTESIMVYAPAHGLYSKDFNGTGELNFQFLNSIDHLTENDLEELGYITEAPRKGTIDPSKFKELPTIYQLIREMFTGVEVNGSRIVVRGVSSFGDNTPLFIVDDNYVTDISFVLPAEVKSIQLLKGSDATMYGSRGTNGVFIIHLRK from the coding sequence ATGCGGATATTCCTATTATTGTTGTTTTTGAAAGGTTTTATTGTATTCTCACAAGGGGCTTCTAACGAAAGGATTGAAATAAAAGGTTTAGTCATGACCGCAAATGGAAATCCAATTAAAGGCGCCATACTCTATGTAGATTCGGTGAAAACATTTGTGAGGACAAATAGAAAGGGTTTTTACAAGACAAAGATATATAAGGATACAGAATCCATTATGGTATATGCACCAGCGCATGGATTGTATTCGAAAGACTTTAATGGGACAGGGGAGTTGAATTTCCAATTTTTGAATAGTATTGACCATTTAACCGAAAATGACTTAGAAGAACTAGGGTATATTACGGAAGCACCTAGAAAAGGTACTATCGACCCATCAAAATTTAAGGAATTACCGACTATTTACCAGTTGATCCGTGAAATGTTTACTGGGGTAGAAGTAAACGGAAGCAGAATTGTAGTCAGAGGCGTATCATCTTTTGGGGATAACACTCCGCTATTCATTGTAGATGATAACTATGTTACTGATATTTCATTTGTTCTTCCTGCAGAAGTAAAATCGATACAACTGCTAAAAGGTTCAGATGCAACCATGTATGGATCCAGAGGCACAAACGGAGTTTTTATCATTCACCTCAGGAAATAA
- the trpD gene encoding anthranilate phosphoribosyltransferase, which yields MKETLNKLINHDILPKEEAKKILVNIAKGDYNTSQIAAFLTVYMMRSVTTEELEGFRDALLELCLAVDLSDYNPIDLCGTGGDGKDTFNISTLASFVTAGAGIKVTKHGNYGVSSKCGSSNVMEFLGIKFSNEKEFLEKSIDQAGICVLHAPLFHPAMKNVAPIRRELAVKTFFNMLGPMVNPAFPKNQIVGVFNLELARMYGYLYQNTDKNFTVLHALDGYDEISLTCNTKTISNTSEGLLRPSDFGVELVKQSEIVGGESIEESAQIFLDILQGRGTEAQNNVVCANAGIAIATVEHISPKAGFEKAKESLLNGNGLKTLKKLQELSRN from the coding sequence ATGAAAGAAACATTAAATAAATTAATTAATCACGATATTCTTCCGAAAGAGGAAGCGAAGAAAATATTGGTGAATATTGCGAAAGGGGATTATAATACTAGTCAGATAGCTGCCTTTTTAACCGTGTATATGATGCGCAGCGTTACTACCGAGGAATTGGAAGGCTTTAGAGATGCGTTATTAGAACTATGTTTGGCCGTTGATCTATCCGACTATAATCCAATCGATTTATGTGGAACCGGTGGGGATGGTAAAGATACTTTTAATATCTCTACTTTGGCTTCTTTTGTTACTGCGGGAGCAGGAATCAAAGTTACTAAACACGGTAATTACGGTGTTTCTTCCAAGTGCGGCAGCAGTAATGTAATGGAGTTCTTAGGGATTAAATTCAGTAATGAAAAAGAATTTCTGGAAAAGTCCATTGACCAAGCCGGAATATGCGTGTTGCATGCCCCGCTTTTTCACCCAGCAATGAAAAATGTTGCCCCTATTCGAAGGGAACTAGCCGTGAAAACTTTTTTTAACATGCTCGGTCCTATGGTGAATCCCGCATTTCCTAAAAATCAAATTGTAGGCGTATTTAATTTAGAGCTTGCCCGTATGTATGGGTATCTTTATCAAAATACGGATAAGAATTTTACTGTGCTACATGCCTTGGATGGATATGATGAAATCTCTTTAACATGTAACACCAAGACAATTTCTAATACGAGCGAGGGTCTACTTAGGCCTTCCGATTTTGGTGTTGAACTTGTAAAGCAATCTGAAATAGTTGGTGGAGAATCCATAGAAGAATCCGCCCAGATTTTCTTGGATATTTTGCAGGGACGAGGCACGGAAGCACAGAATAACGTGGTTTGCGCCAATGCCGGAATTGCGATTGCAACAGTAGAGCATATTTCACCGAAAGCCGGATTTGAAAAAGCTAAAGAATCTCTTTTAAATGGTAACGGATTGAAAACTTTAAAGAAGCTGCAAGAATTGAGCAGAAATTGA
- a CDS encoding anthranilate synthase component II has translation MKKILVIDNYDSFTYNLVHYLEDLDCAVTVKRNDQLLLDDVSPFDDIVLSPGPGIPDEAGMLKDIIRTYAPTKKIFGVCLGQQAIAEVFGGTLINLNEVYHGIATKISILKGDDPLFEGMPNEIEVGRYHSWVVNPDLPKVLEATSIDENGQIMSLRHKEYRVCAVQFHPESVLTPNGKKILENWLKE, from the coding sequence ATGAAAAAGATATTAGTCATAGACAATTACGATAGTTTTACCTATAATCTAGTGCATTATTTGGAGGATTTGGATTGTGCCGTAACCGTTAAGCGAAACGATCAGCTGTTACTGGATGATGTGAGTCCTTTTGACGACATAGTACTTTCTCCTGGCCCGGGAATCCCTGATGAAGCAGGCATGCTAAAGGATATCATTCGGACCTACGCCCCAACAAAAAAAATATTTGGCGTTTGTTTAGGGCAGCAAGCAATAGCCGAAGTTTTTGGAGGCACGCTCATCAACCTGAACGAAGTATACCATGGCATAGCCACTAAAATAAGCATCCTCAAAGGTGATGATCCGCTTTTTGAAGGTATGCCGAATGAAATTGAAGTGGGGCGTTACCACTCTTGGGTTGTAAATCCGGATTTACCAAAGGTTTTAGAAGCAACCTCGATTGATGAAAATGGCCAAATCATGTCCCTTAGACATAAGGAGTATCGTGTCTGCGCCGTTCAGTTTCACCCAGAATCGGTATTAACGCCAAATGGAAAAAAAATACTGGAGAATTGGTTAAAGGAATAG
- a CDS encoding M20/M25/M40 family metallo-hydrolase, with protein sequence MKRIYILLLLLISIITSAQDSTQMKSQVRHSIDELIDFVKIPNDALNADDIDANLIWLRNKFNERGFNTSILETENLPLFFAALPMDDSKPTILFYMHLDGQSVDASKWDQPDPYETVLKSNAGGEWKNESFDDLDDDINYEWRLFGRSTSDDKGPIIMFLNAMDLLKKDNIDIPFNIKVILDSEEEKSSAPLPNAVKKYLELLKSDFLVINDGPVHVSGKPTVIYGCRGITTLSLTTYGPVKPQHSGHYGNYAPNPGFQLAHMLATMKDKEGRVLIPGYYDGIILDDATSAVLRSVPDDEKTIAKNLQFKTAEKVGSYYQEALQYPSLNIRGMGSGWIGEQARTIVPATATAELDLRLVPESDGSRLKSLIKKHIENEGYFITGIVPTQEQRMEHDKIITVMEGPVTDAFRTDLNNPYGNFLVSTLEDKMKEEVVQIRIMGGTVPIAPFINELKIPAFIVPMVNPDNNQHSPNENLKIRQIAYGIEVFYALLSTKLN encoded by the coding sequence ATGAAAAGAATCTACATACTTCTTTTATTGCTAATTTCAATTATAACAAGTGCTCAAGATTCTACCCAAATGAAATCCCAGGTACGTCATAGTATTGATGAACTCATAGATTTTGTAAAAATTCCGAACGATGCCCTGAACGCAGACGATATAGATGCAAACCTCATTTGGTTACGGAATAAATTCAATGAACGTGGATTTAATACCTCCATTTTAGAAACAGAAAATCTACCATTATTCTTTGCCGCATTACCCATGGACGATAGCAAACCGACGATATTGTTCTATATGCATTTGGACGGCCAATCGGTAGACGCTTCCAAATGGGACCAGCCCGACCCCTACGAAACCGTTTTAAAATCTAATGCCGGTGGCGAATGGAAAAATGAGTCTTTTGACGATTTGGACGACGACATAAATTATGAGTGGCGTCTTTTTGGGCGCTCAACATCAGACGATAAGGGTCCTATAATCATGTTCTTAAATGCAATGGACCTTCTAAAAAAGGATAATATTGATATTCCCTTTAATATAAAAGTCATCTTGGACAGTGAGGAAGAAAAAAGTAGCGCGCCATTACCGAATGCTGTAAAAAAATATCTGGAGCTCTTAAAATCCGATTTTTTAGTAATTAACGATGGTCCTGTTCATGTTTCTGGTAAGCCAACGGTTATCTATGGTTGTCGCGGCATTACAACGTTATCGCTAACGACCTATGGCCCAGTTAAACCTCAACATAGCGGACATTATGGGAACTACGCGCCAAATCCCGGATTTCAATTAGCCCATATGTTAGCTACTATGAAAGATAAAGAAGGCCGAGTTTTGATTCCAGGATACTACGACGGCATTATTTTAGACGATGCCACTTCAGCTGTACTACGAAGCGTTCCGGATGATGAAAAAACTATCGCTAAAAATCTTCAATTTAAAACAGCAGAAAAAGTTGGCTCTTACTATCAAGAAGCATTGCAATATCCTTCGTTGAATATAAGGGGAATGGGTTCCGGTTGGATAGGCGAACAGGCAAGAACCATTGTTCCGGCCACGGCCACAGCCGAACTGGATTTGAGGCTAGTTCCGGAATCCGATGGGTCAAGACTAAAATCCTTGATAAAAAAACATATTGAAAATGAAGGTTACTTTATTACGGGTATCGTACCAACCCAAGAACAGCGTATGGAACATGACAAAATAATAACCGTAATGGAAGGACCTGTGACGGATGCATTCCGAACCGATCTCAATAATCCCTACGGAAATTTTTTAGTCAGTACACTTGAAGATAAAATGAAGGAGGAGGTAGTCCAAATAAGGATTATGGGCGGAACAGTTCCTATAGCTCCCTTCATTAATGAATTAAAGATTCCGGCTTTTATAGTCCCCATGGTAAACCCGGACAATAACCAACATAGTCCGAACGAAAATTTGAAAATTAGACAAATAGCATACGGTATTGAAGTATTCTATGCGCTACTTTCCACTAAATTAAATTAG